In Flavobacterium piscisymbiosum, the sequence TTTAGTTTCTCTTTTGCTTTTATAGCAATTTGAATTCAGCTTGAATTGTCTAAATATCCATTCTCGTTTTGACTACGCAAGTCCTCAATTTGGCTACGTGCGGCAGCGGTTATCTATCAACCTTTGTGTATTGTTAAACTAAAACATTTACACGATGAAAAATCAAGATCAAATTTCAGTTATCGGACTCAGCTCCAATCCCGTTATCACGTACAGCCCAATTGTAATGCCTGTTTCTGGCAGGCCGGCAGATATGCACCTAAAAGTATCGGCACCTGTCAGCGGGAACAATCTTCCTATCGTAATCCTGTCACATGGGCATGGCGCCTCGACTTATCTTTCCTCATTAAGGGGACTAGCACCCCTGACCGAGTTCTTCTCTTCCAAAGGCTTCATTGTAATTCAGCCAACCCACCCTGATGCCAAGCTCTTAGGTCTTGACACTACAGGCCCTGAAGGAGGTTTGTTTTTGAAATCAAGGGCCAAAGACATCCATTTTATCCTGGACAACCTGGACCATATCCTGGCCAGAGTTCCGGGCCTGGAGCACCGCGCCGACAAATCGCAGGTATCGGCTATTGGCCATTCCCTTGGCGCGCTTACTGTGGGAATGCTTGCAGGCGCGGAAGTTACCGATACTCTGGGTGAAACAATAAGTTTGTCCGAAACAAGGCTCAAAGCCCTTGTAATGATAGGGGCACCCGGAGGACCAGAAGGCCTTAATGGTGATTTTGCCCTAACCCATTATCCGGTCTTAAAAGGGATCAACTACACATCTATGTCGCTGCCCACACTTGTAATCAATGGCGACAGGGACATTAACCTGAATTTTTCAAACGTTGAGAACTGGCGCGCCGATCCCTACTATCAAAGTCCGGTACAGTCAAGCCTGCTTACCGTATTTGGCGCCGAACATATCTACGGGGGCATTTCGGGATGGGATGTGGCGGAAACCACAGATGAAAGCCCGCAGCTTGTCGCCTTTCTCTGTGAATCTATTCTGGCATACATCCGCTCGGCAATGGATCCGAGTGATAAGAGCTGGGCAGAATTGCAAAAGGATTTTCAGAACGATCCTGATGCAAAAGCGCGCATCGACAACAAATAATACTGGAATCCATACGCTGGATTGTTTATGAATCAAAGGTACTGCCAGCAATAGGGCAGTACCTTTTTTATTTTTCTTCACGATCAATGCATTAAAATTTTTGCTGGGAAGGTTTGGCATAGCCCGGTGCCCCATCCGTTTCATCCCGTGTGCTTTCATCTTCCTGAAGCTCTCATTGCCAAGCTGCCCAATTTCGAATTCCTTCTTTACCGGATTATCCTTTTCGGGTTCAATGGTTTCAAAGGGATCATTTTGAGCCTCATCGCTCTTTTGGGTATCCATATCGGTTTCAGACCCCTCCGAAAGGTCATTCTCTATAAGGTCCTTTTCTATGTACTTCCCGGTTATGTCTTTGGGGTCGCTTTGGGGTTTCTTATAAGGGTTCTGCGGGTGATAGGGGCTGGGTGTTTTTGGCTGCGGTTTTGGGGTCTTTGATCGGATTTTGGGAATTACGGTGGGCCTTGTGGTAATTTTTGGTTGTATGGGGATTTTTTGTTTTATTTTTTGAATTAGATTATTGCTGTTGTTTTTTTTAAAGGGGTGGCGGGGGCAGGTTGGGCGGTATTGCCTTGCTTGTCCGGGTTGTGCTTTGTTGTCAGGCTTGTATGTAAAATTATTTTTAGGGTTTATATTATTATTTTTTTGGAGCTTTTTCCCGCTATACGTTCCAATCTTTTGTGCCGAACAACGGCACAAAAGGATTTCCACTGCACACGAGCGAAGCGAACTGGCGAAGCAATCGGGGCTAGGGCTGTAGCGGTGATCTATTTGAGTATCTTAAAAGAAGTTTTTTTGAGGTCTCCCGCGATTAGATACTTTTTTGGTTATATCAATTTTTACTATTGTTCTCTTGGATATCTATGTCAGGAAGTATGGAGAAGTCAAGTTTAAGAACTTTTATTGACCATTCAATTTTAGAATTAACCTGCTCCTCAGTAAGCATTTGGTAACAGTCAATTCCATTTGCTGTTGCAAAATCTTGAATCCTATTAATATGAAGGGTATATTTTTCAATAAACTTCTCATGTGCGGTGCCATTATTAAAGATGGGATGATATTCCTTTTTCAATCCCTGAAATCCGTATGAATTTATGACCTCTAATATTTTTTCTTTCGTTTGACTGGCAACTTCAAAATGTCTTGAAAAATGCTGGATCTGAAATTTTAATACCATGCAGGAAATCATATTTTCGATGTATTCATTTGCTCCGTATACTTGGGCCAGCTGGTCAAGTGAGCTGCATAGTTTGGCCAGCATTTCTACCATCTTTTTATTAACTGGCTCCAGCAAATCAAAATTTCTTCTAGTCCAGCAGGAGAGGTAATGAGTATGGAATGCTTTTTTCATAATTCCATTTTACGGATGTTAATGTCAGGTTTCCTACCCCTATATGATAGCCGCATTTATCGGCATAGCCAGCAATATCATTAAGGCGTTACAGGAACTTTTTTTCAAGTTCCAGATTCCAGATATGCCCTGCTTTGAAAGGGGTGCTCCTGCACGACCGATAAAATAGGCGAAATTCATCACCAGATCATGATGCAGGATTACAGACTCAGCATCCATAATTTTATTATAGGCTACAATGCGTACAATCCCGCTTTTTTTATTTTCAATAATTTTGGTCATTGAATCGTAAAACTGTACTATGGAAACAGAAGGCTTGACCCCGTTTGATGAAAGTTCTTCAAAAGCTTTTTCGATTTGAAAAAAGGATCCCATATCCTCAAGAGTGTTTATTTTTTTCCATTTCCAGATCGTATTCTTCTTTGGTTATGATATCCAGCAAGTATCGGACACTTAGAATAGTGTGTTCGATGATAGCCTGTCCCTGGCGGTATAAGTGTTCGAAACCTCTAAATTATTATATTTGAGTTCTAAAAGGGCTTATGAAACTAGAAGAAGTTTTAGGATATATTCCAAAAGAAGAGTTAGAAGCGTTGTCTGTCCTCTATAACGTTGATCATCAAGTAAAGAAACTTCATTGTATATCTTAACTTATTACTTAGTGACTGTTATTTCGTTGTCAAATAAAAATCATATGAATAAACATTATATGGTAAAAGTTTTTTTGAAAACAAATATGAAATTATGCTTCCCAATAAAATAGGAACAAACAATAAATATCCGTTTGGCAGTAAATTACATATAAGGACTAAAGAAGTGAGGGGGGCAAAAAGTGAAGCAGATAATGTAGCAGCTGCCCCCACTAACGCAAAGTTTAATGGAATTAAATTAGCTCCAAAATAATTATTGCCAATAAAAGCAATAAAGAGTCCTAGAAATGCTCCAGAAACGATACTTGGCGCAAATACACCTCCATCGCCGCCCGCACCAAGTGTTAGAGATGCGGCTAAAGGCTTTAAAATTGCAATAATTAATAAGAAGAGAATTGAAATGTTTGGTGTCGTTATTGATTCGTGTAGTATCTCACGAAGTGCATCGTAACTGTCGCCATATAGGCTTGGAAAAAAGTAAATTAATAATCCGACAATCAAAGCCCCTAAATTCACACGTATAAAATTGTTTGTGATAGTTGCAAAAAGACCTTTTATCCGAGTAACTAAAAGTGTGAAATAGACCGCTAGTATGGCTGCCAAAAGACTTAAGACAATAAAAAAAGGAATGGCATTCCAATTCCAATCTACAACGGTATATAAAAGCAAAGGTCTGTTGTCAAAAAAATAAATAAACAAGTAGCTTACTAATGCTGAAGAAGTACAAGCAATAACAAGTGTTTTGCTTATTTTTCTTGCAATAACTTCCATAGCAAATAACCAACCAGCCAAAGGACTGCAAAATAAAATGGCAACTCCTGCAGTTACCCCAGCGCAAATTAATTCCCTTTTGTATATTTTTGCTATTAAATTCTTTTTGTAAGCAAGGTTTCCAATAGTTGCCGTAGCCACGACCGTCGATACTTCCACACCGGTTGAACCTCCAAATATTACGGTTAGAAAACCATTAATGTAATGAGAAGGTATTTTGAATAAAGGTAAGTGATCTTTGCGCTGGTCTAGTGTTTTATAGATTTCAGTTATTCCTTTGTTTTTTCTATTTTTAAATACATATTTTCTCAAAAAGTAAATAGCTGTAATTCCAATTGTAGGAAATAATATGATCGCTATAGAATAATTACTAACAGCATTAAATAGATACTTTTCAAAAAATTCAGTTAATTTCTTTAGTGAAAATGCTAGCAATGCCCCGCATAGTCCAACAATAAAAGAGATCAATATAAGTTTAAAATAGTTTCGATTAATTATCTTTTGTCTTTCCATTTTAGTAGATTGATAGTGTGTTCATAGAATAACAAAATTAAATGATTAAAAGGGTAAGTTGTAATTTTTTGTTTTTTTATTTTTAAATAAAATACTCATGAATTGCTTTAAAGTTTACTATAGCAAATCACTTTGTCGACAACTAAAAAGATTTAGCTTTTAAATAATAGATTTTTAGTACGAGTTAATTTTCATCAGAATAGAATACACAATCGTGAACAATTCTTGCAGGGGAGGTATACCTATGTTCCTGAGTTTTTCCTATCTCCATAATATGTAATACTGCCCAATGTTTCGCTTTTAGATAATCAGATATCATGG encodes:
- a CDS encoding chloride channel protein encodes the protein MERQKIINRNYFKLILISFIVGLCGALLAFSLKKLTEFFEKYLFNAVSNYSIAIILFPTIGITAIYFLRKYVFKNRKNKGITEIYKTLDQRKDHLPLFKIPSHYINGFLTVIFGGSTGVEVSTVVATATIGNLAYKKNLIAKIYKRELICAGVTAGVAILFCSPLAGWLFAMEVIARKISKTLVIACTSSALVSYLFIYFFDNRPLLLYTVVDWNWNAIPFFIVLSLLAAILAVYFTLLVTRIKGLFATITNNFIRVNLGALIVGLLIYFFPSLYGDSYDALREILHESITTPNISILFLLIIAILKPLAASLTLGAGGDGGVFAPSIVSGAFLGLFIAFIGNNYFGANLIPLNFALVGAAATLSASLFAPLTSLVLICNLLPNGYLLFVPILLGSIISYLFSKKLLPYNVYSYDFYLTTK
- a CDS encoding alpha/beta hydrolase family protein; its protein translation is MKNQDQISVIGLSSNPVITYSPIVMPVSGRPADMHLKVSAPVSGNNLPIVILSHGHGASTYLSSLRGLAPLTEFFSSKGFIVIQPTHPDAKLLGLDTTGPEGGLFLKSRAKDIHFILDNLDHILARVPGLEHRADKSQVSAIGHSLGALTVGMLAGAEVTDTLGETISLSETRLKALVMIGAPGGPEGLNGDFALTHYPVLKGINYTSMSLPTLVINGDRDINLNFSNVENWRADPYYQSPVQSSLLTVFGAEHIYGGISGWDVAETTDESPQLVAFLCESILAYIRSAMDPSDKSWAELQKDFQNDPDAKARIDNK